From Vitis vinifera cultivar Pinot Noir 40024 chromosome 5, ASM3070453v1, the proteins below share one genomic window:
- the LOC100243044 gene encoding uncharacterized protein LOC100243044 yields the protein MAETNTLASIRKWIVEHKLRSVGCLWLSGIAGSIAYNWSQPNMKTSVKIIHARLHAQALTLAALAGAAVVEYYDHKSGIKADRYAKFLDMDTPAHKD from the exons ATGGCTGAAACGAACACCCTGGCATCTATCAGAAAATGGATCGTGGAGCACAAGCTTCGCTCTGTTG GGTGTTTGTGGCTGAGCGGCATAGCGGGTTCGATCGCCTACAATTGGTCTCAACCCAACATGAAAACCAGCGTTAAGATCATTCATGCCAG GCTGCACGCACAGGCACTTACCCTGGCTGCATTGGCTGGGGCTGCAGTTGTCGAGTACTATGATCACAAAAGCGGGATAAAGGCTGATCGGTATGCAAAGTTCCTTGATATGGACACCCCTGCACACAAAGATTGA